A single region of the Flavobacteriales bacterium genome encodes:
- the cysQ gene encoding 3'(2'),5'-bisphosphate nucleotidase CysQ, with the protein MIEQAIKGAFEGGLEILEVYGTEFTVDVKEDKSPLTEADRRAHLKIMEYLKDTGIPVLSEEGKDIPFAERKDWKRFWLVDPLDGTKEFVKRNGEFTVNIALIEDGVPVSGVIYVPVKDEMYLGIKGKGAFKINDYSKIHASHTDLNDLLSKGDKLPIASNRKTFSMVGSRSHMSDETLEYFDKMKAEHGDVEMVSMGSSLKLCLVAEGVADVYPRFAPTMEWDTGAGDAIARNAGCVVTEKDEVTPLRYNKENLLNPWFIIKR; encoded by the coding sequence ATGATTGAACAGGCTATTAAAGGTGCCTTCGAAGGCGGATTGGAAATACTTGAAGTTTACGGAACGGAGTTCACCGTTGATGTGAAAGAGGACAAAAGTCCGCTGACTGAAGCCGACAGACGCGCCCATCTGAAGATCATGGAATACCTGAAAGACACTGGTATTCCTGTGTTGAGTGAGGAAGGAAAAGACATTCCATTCGCTGAAAGAAAAGACTGGAAACGGTTCTGGTTGGTCGATCCGTTGGATGGCACCAAGGAGTTTGTGAAGCGCAATGGTGAGTTCACGGTGAATATTGCTCTGATTGAGGATGGCGTTCCTGTTTCGGGCGTGATCTACGTTCCTGTGAAGGATGAAATGTACCTCGGAATCAAGGGAAAAGGTGCTTTCAAAATCAATGATTATTCAAAGATCCATGCTTCTCATACTGACCTGAACGATCTGCTTTCAAAAGGAGATAAACTTCCGATCGCATCCAACAGAAAAACCTTCTCTATGGTCGGAAGCCGTTCTCACATGAGCGATGAGACGTTGGAGTATTTCGACAAAATGAAAGCCGAACACGGAGACGTTGAAATGGTCTCGATGGGAAGTTCGCTGAAACTTTGCTTAGTTGCGGAAGGCGTTGCGGATGTTTACCCACGTTTTGCTCCGACCATGGAATGGGACACGGGCGCAGGCGATGCCATTGCTAGAAACGCTGGCTGCGTTGTAACCGAAAAGGATGAGGTTACTCCGCTTCGCTACAATAAAGAGAATCTGCTGAACCCATGGTTCATCATTAAGCGCTAA